In Paracoccus methylovorus, a genomic segment contains:
- the sufB gene encoding Fe-S cluster assembly protein SufB: MTEQIGEAIEVREGVDRETVETVQNMGSYKYGWETDIEMEYAPKGVNEDIVRLISEKNEEPEWMTEWRLQAFRRWQTMTEPKWAMLHYPEIDYQEQYYYARPKSMQVKPKSLDEVDPKLLATYEKLGIPLKEQMILAGIDGAEGAPAEGRKVAVDAVFDSVSVGTTFKDELAKAGVIFCSISEAIREHPELVKKYLGSVVPQTDNFYATLNSAVFSDGSFVYVPPGVRCPMELSTYFRINAENTGQFERTLIIADKGSYVSYLEGCTAPKRDVAQLHAAVVEIVILEDAEVKYSTVQNWFPGDEEGRGGIYNFVTKRADCREARAKVMWTQVETGSAITWKYPSCILRGDESQGEFYSIAIANNHQQADTGTKMIHLGKNTRSRIVSKGISAGQAQNTYRGLVSMHPRAKNSRNYTQCDSLLIGDKCGAHTVPYIEVKNTSSRVEHEATTSKVDDDQLFYCRSRGMDEEEAVALVVNGFCREVLQALPMEFAMEAQALVAISLEGSVG, translated from the coding sequence ATGACTGAACAGATCGGCGAGGCAATCGAAGTCCGCGAGGGCGTTGACCGTGAAACCGTCGAGACCGTCCAGAACATGGGGTCGTATAAATACGGCTGGGAAACGGATATCGAGATGGAATACGCCCCCAAGGGCGTGAATGAGGATATCGTCCGGCTGATCTCGGAAAAGAACGAAGAGCCGGAATGGATGACCGAATGGCGGCTGCAAGCCTTTCGTCGCTGGCAGACCATGACCGAGCCGAAATGGGCGATGCTGCATTATCCCGAGATCGATTATCAGGAGCAGTATTACTACGCCCGTCCGAAAAGCATGCAGGTCAAGCCAAAGTCGCTGGACGAGGTCGATCCCAAGCTGCTTGCCACTTATGAAAAGCTGGGTATCCCGCTGAAGGAACAGATGATTCTGGCCGGTATCGATGGCGCGGAGGGTGCCCCGGCCGAGGGTCGCAAGGTCGCGGTCGATGCTGTGTTCGACAGTGTGTCGGTCGGCACCACCTTCAAGGACGAACTGGCAAAGGCCGGCGTGATCTTCTGCTCGATCTCGGAAGCCATTCGCGAACATCCCGAACTGGTAAAGAAATACCTTGGTTCGGTCGTGCCGCAGACGGACAATTTCTATGCCACGCTGAACTCGGCTGTCTTCTCGGACGGCAGCTTTGTTTATGTTCCGCCGGGCGTGCGCTGCCCGATGGAGCTGTCGACCTATTTCCGCATCAATGCCGAGAATACCGGTCAGTTCGAGCGCACTCTGATCATCGCCGACAAGGGCTCATACGTCAGCTATCTGGAGGGCTGCACCGCGCCCAAGCGCGACGTGGCGCAACTGCATGCGGCGGTGGTGGAAATCGTCATTCTGGAAGATGCCGAGGTCAAGTATTCGACCGTGCAGAACTGGTTCCCCGGCGACGAGGAAGGCAGGGGCGGCATCTACAACTTCGTCACCAAGCGTGCCGACTGCCGCGAGGCACGGGCCAAGGTGATGTGGACCCAGGTCGAAACCGGCTCTGCCATCACCTGGAAATACCCTTCGTGCATTCTGCGCGGTGACGAGTCGCAGGGCGAATTCTACTCGATCGCCATTGCCAACAACCACCAGCAGGCCGACACGGGCACCAAGATGATCCATCTTGGTAAGAACACCCGCTCGCGCATTGTTTCAAAAGGGATTTCTGCCGGACAAGCGCAGAATACCTATCGCGGGCTGGTGTCCATGCACCCGCGCGCGAAGAACAGCCGCAACTATACCCAATGCGACAGCCTGCTGATCGGCGACAAATGCGGCGCCCATACCGTGCCCTATATCGAGGTCAAGAACACATCGTCGCGGGTTGAGCATGAGGCGACCACCAGCAAGGTGGACGACGACCAACTGTTCTATTGCCGTTCGCGTGGTATGGACGAGGAAGAGGCGGTCGCGCTGGTGGTGAACGGCTTCTGCCGCGAGGTGCTGCAGGCTCTGCCGATGGAGTTCGCCATGGAGGCGCAGGCACTGGTCGCCATCTCGCTGGAAGGGTCGGTGGGATGA
- the sufC gene encoding Fe-S cluster assembly ATPase SufC yields MLEIKNLHVKLEDEDKQILKGVDLTVPAGEVHAIMGPNGSGKSTLSYVLSGRDGYEVTEGEATLNGEALLEMEPEERASAGLFLAFQYPVEIPGVGNMTFLRTAVNAQRKSRGEEELSAADFLKLIREKARTLKIDAEMLKRPVNVGFSGGEKKRNEILQMAMLEPRMCILDETDSGLDVDAMRLVAEGVNALRSPDRAFLVITHYQRLLDHIKPDVVHIMADGRIVRSGGPELALEVEENGYGDLLAEVG; encoded by the coding sequence ATGCTGGAAATCAAGAATCTGCACGTCAAGCTTGAGGATGAGGACAAACAGATCCTCAAAGGCGTCGATCTGACCGTCCCGGCCGGCGAGGTCCATGCGATCATGGGGCCGAACGGCTCGGGGAAATCGACCCTGTCCTATGTGCTGTCGGGCCGTGACGGCTATGAGGTGACCGAGGGCGAGGCGACGCTGAACGGCGAAGCCCTGCTGGAGATGGAGCCGGAAGAGCGCGCCAGCGCCGGCCTGTTCCTGGCCTTCCAGTATCCGGTCGAGATCCCGGGCGTCGGTAATATGACCTTCCTGCGCACCGCCGTGAACGCGCAGCGCAAGTCGCGCGGCGAAGAAGAACTGAGCGCGGCCGATTTCCTCAAGCTGATCCGCGAAAAAGCCCGGACGCTGAAGATCGACGCCGAAATGCTGAAGCGCCCGGTCAACGTGGGCTTCTCGGGCGGCGAGAAAAAGCGCAACGAGATCTTGCAGATGGCCATGCTTGAGCCGCGCATGTGCATCCTGGACGAAACCGATTCCGGGCTGGACGTCGATGCGATGCGGCTGGTGGCCGAAGGCGTGAATGCGTTGCGTTCGCCCGACCGCGCCTTTCTGGTGATCACGCATTATCAGCGGCTGCTCGACCACATCAAACCCGACGTGGTGCATATCATGGCGGATGGCCGCATCGTTCGCTCTGGCGGGCCCGAGCTTGCGCTTGAGGTCGAAGAGAACGGCTATGGCGATCTGCTGGCGGAGGTCGGGTGA
- a CDS encoding SufB/SufD family protein, translating into MADTAVLAAQVPAVEGKVRPGDAAVAARLDALKLPQGGFTRAAREDAAQRLQAMGLPGARDEYWRYTDPAAFNAARPAPVEFSADSSTLFTGIERLNIVFVDGRFDATASDALEAEGLEIDSLAAVEGAADHWAVGVYGQLEAAGQIPVKRPFATLNTLAAPEGVLIRVTGKPSRPVHITYRRSAADADVYLHHVVKLEDGAELTLLETGAIGARSNVVLEADLGKGARFHHISAKRANDPKLGLGHIFARVADEALFKSFSLSVNGRLMRNESVIDIAGNDAVAHIAAAVLGDGDIGAFHHDDTVFVTHAAERCESRQVYKKVLKNGAEGIFQGKILVKPGAQKTDGYQISQGLLLDEGSQFLAKPELEIYADDVKCSHGSTTGALDETALFYLRSRGVPKQRAVVLLVLSFLADALDEIDDHRLRDDILGRLEDWLTERAGNPSKA; encoded by the coding sequence ATGGCGGATACGGCTGTTCTTGCCGCGCAGGTGCCTGCGGTCGAGGGCAAGGTCCGTCCCGGAGACGCGGCGGTGGCCGCGCGTCTGGATGCGCTGAAGTTGCCGCAAGGCGGCTTTACCCGTGCCGCGCGCGAGGATGCGGCACAGAGGCTGCAGGCCATGGGCCTGCCGGGCGCGCGTGACGAATACTGGCGCTATACCGATCCGGCGGCATTCAATGCCGCCCGGCCCGCACCGGTCGAATTCTCGGCCGATAGCTCGACCCTGTTCACGGGGATCGAGCGGCTGAATATCGTTTTCGTGGACGGGCGTTTCGATGCCACGGCCTCGGATGCGCTGGAAGCCGAGGGCCTGGAGATCGACAGCCTTGCCGCGGTCGAAGGGGCTGCGGATCACTGGGCGGTCGGGGTTTACGGTCAGCTTGAAGCCGCGGGACAGATCCCGGTCAAACGGCCTTTTGCGACGCTGAACACGCTCGCCGCCCCCGAGGGCGTGCTGATCCGTGTCACCGGCAAGCCTTCGCGTCCGGTCCATATCACCTATCGCCGTTCTGCGGCGGATGCCGATGTCTATTTGCATCACGTCGTCAAGCTTGAGGACGGGGCCGAACTGACGCTGCTGGAGACCGGCGCGATCGGGGCGCGCTCGAACGTGGTGCTCGAGGCGGATCTGGGCAAAGGCGCCCGTTTCCATCACATCAGCGCCAAGCGTGCCAATGATCCCAAGCTGGGCCTGGGCCATATCTTTGCCCGCGTCGCGGATGAGGCGCTGTTCAAGTCCTTCTCGCTTTCGGTCAATGGCCGGCTGATGCGCAACGAGTCGGTGATCGACATCGCCGGCAACGATGCGGTAGCCCATATCGCTGCTGCCGTGCTGGGAGATGGCGATATCGGCGCCTTCCACCATGACGACACCGTCTTTGTCACCCATGCCGCCGAGCGTTGCGAAAGCCGGCAGGTCTATAAAAAGGTGCTGAAGAACGGGGCCGAGGGCATCTTCCAGGGCAAGATCCTGGTCAAGCCCGGTGCGCAAAAGACCGACGGCTACCAGATCAGCCAAGGTTTGCTGCTGGACGAGGGCAGCCAGTTCCTCGCCAAGCCCGAGCTGGAGATCTATGCCGACGACGTCAAATGCTCGCACGGCTCGACCACCGGCGCATTGGATGAAACGGCGCTGTTCTATCTGCGCTCGCGCGGGGTGCCCAAGCAACGCGCCGTTGTGCTGCTGGTGCTGTCCTTCCTGGCCGATGCCTTGGACGAGATCGACGATCACCGGCTGCGCGACGACATCCTTGGCCGGCTGGAAGACTGGCTGACCGAGCGCGCGGGTAATCCGAGCAAGGCATGA
- a CDS encoding YIP1 family protein, with protein sequence MKLGDLGDLMVLTLRDPDAAIRVLRGLDLPMVTRWMVLLLAVSLSTLLAGLSLLLFPIEVDNLVSRMLSEPMTLAGIQFGAMALSALFVAHIGRLFGGHGNFADALLAVGWVELMLVGLQAVQVVMMLLFPATATMLSMLAFGLFLYLAVTMTKALHGFTNTAKVVVGLIGSIFVLGFVLSLIAAAFGIVPEVTP encoded by the coding sequence ATGAAACTGGGCGATCTTGGCGATCTGATGGTCCTGACCCTGCGTGATCCCGATGCGGCGATTCGCGTATTGCGCGGGCTGGATCTGCCGATGGTCACGCGCTGGATGGTGCTGTTGCTGGCGGTGTCGCTGTCGACGCTGCTTGCCGGGCTGTCGTTGTTGCTGTTCCCGATCGAAGTCGACAACCTCGTTTCGCGCATGCTGTCCGAACCGATGACGCTGGCTGGCATCCAGTTTGGCGCCATGGCGTTGTCGGCACTGTTCGTGGCGCATATCGGGCGGCTTTTCGGTGGCCACGGCAATTTTGCCGATGCGCTTCTGGCGGTGGGCTGGGTCGAATTGATGCTGGTCGGGCTGCAAGCCGTGCAGGTGGTGATGATGCTGCTGTTTCCAGCCACCGCGACGATGCTTTCCATGCTGGCCTTTGGCCTGTTCCTTTATCTTGCCGTGACCATGACCAAGGCGCTGCATGGGTTCACCAATACCGCTAAGGTGGTGGTGGGGTTGATCGGCAGCATCTTTGTGCTTGGCTTCGTGCTATCGCTGATCGCCGCCGCGTTCGGCATTGTCCCCGAGGTGACACCATGA
- a CDS encoding cysteine desulfurase codes for MSFNIDKVRADFPILASQVNGRPLVYLDNGASAQKPRAVIDAVTRAYEAEYANVHRGLHFLSNLATENYERVRAIIARFLNAPREDEVIFTSGATEGINLVSYGWAAPRLQAGDEILLSVLEHHANIVPWHFLRERQGVQIKWVEPEADGSLPPEKVLAAVGPRTKLIAVTHMSNVTGTVVDVGTIARGTHVPVLADGSQAAVHMPVDLQALGVDFYCITGHKLYGPSGSGAIWIRAERQAEMRPFMGGGDMIRTVTRDTVDYADPPLRFEAGTPGIVNQIGLGAALEYLMALGMENVAAHERDLRDYARERLRSLNWLSVQGDAADKGAIFSMTMQGAHAHDISTILDKRGIAVRAGTHCAMPLLDFFGVSATARASFAMYNTRAEVDALIDGLSFCRELFA; via the coding sequence ATGAGCTTCAACATAGACAAGGTTCGCGCCGATTTCCCGATCCTCGCCAGTCAGGTGAACGGTCGGCCGCTGGTCTATCTGGACAACGGAGCCTCGGCGCAAAAACCTCGCGCGGTGATCGATGCGGTGACGCGCGCCTACGAGGCCGAATATGCCAATGTGCATCGCGGCCTGCACTTCCTGTCCAATCTCGCGACCGAGAATTATGAACGGGTCCGCGCCATCATCGCCCGTTTCCTGAACGCACCGCGCGAAGACGAGGTGATCTTTACCTCGGGCGCGACCGAGGGGATCAACCTCGTTTCCTACGGCTGGGCGGCACCGCGGCTTCAGGCTGGCGACGAGATTCTGCTGTCGGTTCTGGAGCATCACGCCAATATCGTGCCCTGGCACTTCCTGCGCGAACGCCAGGGTGTGCAGATCAAATGGGTCGAACCCGAGGCGGACGGTTCACTGCCGCCCGAAAAGGTGCTGGCAGCCGTGGGACCCAGGACGAAACTGATCGCCGTCACCCATATGTCGAACGTGACTGGCACCGTGGTGGATGTCGGCACCATCGCGCGCGGCACGCATGTGCCGGTGCTGGCGGATGGTAGTCAGGCCGCCGTGCATATGCCCGTTGACCTTCAGGCACTCGGCGTCGATTTTTACTGCATCACCGGGCATAAGCTCTATGGCCCGTCGGGGTCGGGCGCGATCTGGATCAGGGCCGAGCGGCAGGCCGAGATGCGTCCTTTCATGGGGGGCGGCGACATGATTCGCACTGTCACCCGCGACACGGTCGACTATGCCGACCCACCCCTGCGGTTTGAGGCCGGGACCCCCGGCATCGTCAACCAGATCGGTCTGGGCGCGGCCTTGGAATATCTGATGGCCTTGGGCATGGAGAATGTTGCCGCGCATGAACGGGATTTGCGTGACTATGCGCGTGAGCGGCTGCGCAGCCTGAACTGGCTGTCGGTGCAGGGCGACGCGGCGGATAAGGGTGCGATCTTTTCGATGACGATGCAGGGCGCGCATGCCCATGATATCTCGACGATCCTCGACAAGCGCGGCATCGCGGTGCGGGCGGGGACGCATTGCGCCATGCCTTTGCTGGATTTCTTTGGCGTCAGTGCCACGGCACGCGCCAGCTTTGCGATGTATAACACCCGTGCCGAGGTCGATGCGCTGATCGACGGTCTGAGTTTCTGCCGCGAGCTTTTTGCCTAA
- a CDS encoding amidohydrolase family protein — MSGVPIATVSDNIQDPFVPTGSGDMLEMARWTLLAGHLKGDELATAYAMITDVPAKLMRLGDYTIRKGVPANLNIMRPRTSIRWSPVAHPVPASLPVVGLLPRPSIVIN, encoded by the coding sequence GTGTCCGGAGTTCCGATTGCTACCGTTTCGGACAATATCCAGGACCCCTTCGTTCCGACCGGCTCTGGCGATATGCTTGAAATGGCGCGCTGGACCCTGCTGGCCGGGCATTTGAAGGGGGACGAACTGGCAACTGCCTATGCCATGATAACCGATGTTCCCGCGAAGTTGATGAGACTGGGCGATTACACAATCCGCAAGGGTGTGCCGGCCAACCTCAATATCATGCGGCCGAGGACATCGATACGCTGGTCGCCGGTGGCCCATCCGGTGCCTGCGTCTTTACCCGTGGTAGGCTTGCTTCCGAGACCGTCTATCGTGATTAATTAG